The following coding sequences are from one Nicotiana tabacum cultivar K326 chromosome 1, ASM71507v2, whole genome shotgun sequence window:
- the LOC107777417 gene encoding putative glucose-6-phosphate 1-epimerase, protein MEHSAADRDPKAVEFAKDKNGVGQVLLRNPRGASVRVSLHGGQVLSWKNDHGEELLFISSKATFKPPTAVRGGIPICFPQFGNRGSLEQHGFARNRMWIIDDNPPPLHPNDSNGKAFTDLLLKSSDDDHKVWPHGFEFRLRVTLAVDGSLTLISRIRNVNCKPFSFSIAYHTYFALSDISEVRVEGLETLDYLDNLCNRERFTEQGDALTFETEVDRVYLSSSDVIAIFDHEKKRTFVIKREGLPDVVVWNPWEKKSKTIADFGDDEYRHMLCVDGAAIEKPITLKPGEEWTGRLELSVMPSS, encoded by the exons ATGGAGCATTCTGCAGCAGATAGGGATCCTAAAGCTGTAGAATTTGCAAAGGATAAGAATGGAGTTGGTCAAGTTTTGCTTCGAAATCCACGTGGCGCCTCTGTTCGA GTTAGCCTGCATGGAGGACAGGTTCTTTCTTGGAAGAATGACCATGGTGAAGAATTACTTTTTATAAGCAGTAAG GCAACTTTTAAGCCGCCAACAGCTGTGAGAGGAGGAATTCCAATTTGTTTTCCACAG TTTGGAAACCGGGGCTCCCTCGAGCAACATGGATTTGCCAGAAATAGGATGTGGATCATTGATGATAATCCTCCTCCTCTACACCCTAATGATTCCAATGGCAAAGCATTCACCGATTTACTACTTAAATCATCTGATGATGATCATAAAGTCTGGCCTCATGG TTTTGAATTTCGGCTGAGAGTAACTTTGGCTGTTGATGGATCTCTTACCCTGATATCACGCATCAGAAATGTCAACTGCAAGCCGTTTAGTTTCTCCATTGCATACCATACATATTTTGCTCTCTCAGATATCAG TGAAGTGAGAGTGGAAGGCTTGGAGACTCTTGACTACCTTGACAACTTGTGCAACAGAGAACGTTTCACTGAGCAAGGAGATGCCTTAACATTTGAAACCGAG GTGGATCGAGTTTATCTTAGTTCATCAGATGTGATAGCAATTTTTGATCACGAGAAAAAGCGGACTTTTGTGATAAAGAGGGAAGGGCTTCCTGATGTTG TGGTTTGGAATCCATGGGAGAAGAAATCTAAAACCATAGCAGATTTTGGAGATGACGAGTACAGACATATGCTTTGTGTAGATGGAGCAGCAATCGAGAAACCAATCACCTTGAAGCCAGGTGAGGAATGGACCGGAAGGTTGGAACTGTCCGTCATGCCTTCAAGTTGA
- the LOC107777418 gene encoding putative inactive receptor kinase At4g23740 has product MVKVLSFRFLKMEWRGILCLGFLVGLFLLSEITAAAAVLVENDKQALLDFVNKLPHLHPLNWDANSPICKNWTGVTCSEDGSRVIALRLPGVGFNGPIPNNTLSRLTALQILSLRSNGINGTFPMDFINLKNLSYLYLHYNSFSGPLPIDFSVWKNLTSLNLSHNRFNGTIPSSISGLSHLSSLNLANNSFSGNIPDLHLPNLQLLNLSNNNLIGKVPKSLQRFPKNVFIGNDMSLLDYTVSNSPVVVSLPEQPIPKSKNDRKLSERALLGIIVASSVIGILGFCFLLVVCCFRRKKEDGLFPGKMEKGDMSPEKAISRSQDANNRLVFFEGCNYAFDLEDLLRASAEVLGKGTFGMAYKAILEDATTVVVKRLKDVGAGKKEFEQQMEVVGSIKHENVVELRAYYYSKDEKLTVSDYFSEGSVAAMLHGKRGDNRIPLNWETRLRIAIGAARGIARIHAENGGKLVHGNVKSSNIFLNSKRYGCVSDVGLSSIMSSLAHPVARAAGFRAPEITDTRKATQPSDVYSYGVLLLELLTGKSPVHTTNGDEIIHLVRWVHSVVREEWTAEVFDLELLRYPNIEEEMVEMLQIAMSCVVRMADQRPKMSEVVKMIENVRPTGLENQFSSEGRTENSTPRAATPVPETQSDTQ; this is encoded by the exons ATGGTTAAAGTTTTGAGCTTTAGGTTCTTGAAAATGGAGTGGAGGGGGATTTTGTGTTTGGGTTTCTTGGTTGGTTTGTTTCTGTTGTCAGAAatcactgctgctgctgctgttctTGTTGAAAATGATAAGCAAGCTTTATTGGATTTTGTTAACAAGTTGCCTCATTTGCACCCTTTAAATTGGGATGCAAATTCTCCAATTTGCAAAAACTGGACTGGAGTGACATGTAGTGAAGATGGATCTAGAGTAATAGCACTAAGGTTACCTGGGGTTGGTTTCAATGGTCCAATTCCTAATAATACTCTTAGCCGTTTAACTGCATTGCAGATCTTGAGCCTTAGATCTAATGGTATTAATGGTACTTTTCCTATGGATTTTATTAACCTCAAAAACTTGTCATATCTTTATCTTCATTACAATAGTTTCTCAGGTCCTCTGCCTATTGATTTCTCTGTTTGGAAAAATCTTACTAGTCTCAACTTGTCACACAATAGATTCAATGGCACTATTCCTAGCTCAATTTCTGGTTTGAGTCATCTTAGTTCACTGAATCTTGCTAATAACTCATTTTCTGGTAATATTCCTGATTTGCATTTGCCTAACTTGCAGCTATTGAATTTGTCAAACAATAATCTTATAGGTAAAGTGCCAAAATCACTTCAAAGATTTCCAAAGAATGTGTTCATTGGTAATGATATGTCTTTACTTGACTATACTGTTTCAAATTCTCCTGTTGTTGTTTCACTTCCTGAGCAACCAATTCCAAAATCCAAGAACGATAGGAAATTGAGTGAGAGAGCTTTGCTTGGGATAATAGTGGCTAGTAGTGTAATTGGGATTCTTGGATTTTGTTTCTTGTTGGTTGTTTGttgttttagaagaaaaaaagaagatggTTTATTTCCTGGTAAGATGGAGAAGGGAGATATGTCTCCTGAGAAGGCGATTTCGCGGAGTCAAGATGCTAATAATAGATTGGTTTTCTTTGAGGGTTGTAACTATGCATTTGATTTAGAAGATTTGCTTAGAGCTTCTGCTGAGGTATTGGGGAAAGGCACATTCGGCATGGCGTATAAAGCAATATTAGAAGATGCTACCACAGTGGTTGTGAAGAGGTTGAAGGATGTAGGTGCCGGgaagaaggagttcgagcaaCAAATGGAGGTGGTTGGAAGTATAAAACATGAAAATGTCGTTGAGCTTCGAGCATATTACTATTCAAAAGATGAGAAGCTTACTGTCTCTGATTATTTCAGTGAGGGTAGTGTTGCTGCAATGCTCCATG GTAAACGGGGAGATAACAGGATCCCTTTAAATTGGGAAACTCGACTTAGGATAGCCATTGGTGCAGCGAGAGGTATTGCCAGGATACATGCCGAGAATGGTGGCAAGCTAGTCCATGGAAACGTCAAATCCTCTAATATCTTTCTGAACTCTAAACGATATGGTTGTGTATCCGATGTTGGTCTGTCATCAATAATGAGCTCGTTAGCTCATCCAGTTGCTCGTGCTGCTGGTTTCCGTGCCCCTGAAATAACAGACACCCGAAAAGCCACTCAACCTTCTGATGTCTACAGCTATGGCGTGTTGTTATTGGAACTCCTTACAGGTAAATCCCCTGTCCATACAACGAATGGAGATGAGATTATACATTTGGTCCGGTGGGTTCATTCAGTAGTCCGAGAGGAGTGGACTGCTGAAGTATTCGACTTGGAACTATTGAGGTACCCAAATATAGAGGAAGAAATGGTGGAAATGTTACAGATAGCAATGTCTTGTGTGGTAAGGATGGCTGATCAAAGACCAAAAATGTCCGAGGTCGTTAAAATGATCGAGAATGTTCGGCCTACTGGGTTAGAGAATCAGTTTTCATCTGAAGGCAGAACAGAAAATTCAACACCAAGAGCAGCCACACCTGTGCCTGAGACACAATCTGATACTCAATGA